The following is a genomic window from Miltoncostaea oceani.
CGCCGCGGCGGGGCGCTGCCCGCCGCCGAGCTCTGCCGCGTCGCCGCGACGACGATGGCGACGCTGCGGGCGATGGGGGAGGAGGGGGCGCTCGAGCTGGTGCGCGAGAGCGCGCCGCCCGACGCCCTGACGTCGGCCGGCGGCGTCGCGCCCGCGCGCGACGCGGCCCCGGTGCTGACCCCCGAGCAGTCCGCCGCCACCGCGGCCATCGCCGCCGCGATGGCCGGCGACGGGGGCCCGCTGCTGCTGCACGGCGTCACCGGCTCCGGCAAGACGGAGGTCTACCTCGACGCCATCGAGGGGGCCCGCCGATCGGGCCGCGGGAGCATCGTGCTCGTCCCCGAGATCGCCCTCACCCCCCAGCTGCTCGGCCGCCTCCGGGCACGGCTCGGGACCCGCGTCGCGATCTGGCACTCGGCGCTGACCCCGGCCGAGCGGGCCGCCGAGCACCGGCGGGTGCGCGAGGGCGAGGCGGACGTCGTGCTCGGGGCCCGCAGCGCCGTGTTCGCACCCGTCCCGCGACTCGGCCTGATCATCGTCGACGAGGAGCACGACCCCTCGTACAAGCAGGACGGCTCGCCCCGCTACGACGCCCGGCAGGTCGCCGCCCGCCGCGCCCGCGACGCCGGCGCGGCCGTGGTCTACGGCAGCGCCACGCCGCGCCCCGAGGCGTGGCACGCACTCACGCGGCATTCGCTGCCCCGGCGCGCCGACGGCTCCGCCCTCCCCACCGTCGAGATCGTGGACATGCGCCTGCAGGGGGCGGGGCCGGTGTCGCGCCCCCTCGCGCGGGCGCTCCACGAGGCCGCGGCGCGGGGCGAGAAGGCGATCGTGCTGGCCAGCCGCCGGGGGTTCTCCCTGATGGCCCTCTGCCGCGGCTGCGGCTGGATCGCCCGCTGCCCCGACTGCGACGTCGCCCTCGTCCAGCACGAGCGCCCCCGGCGGCTCGCGTGCCACCACTGCGGCCACGAGGAGCCGGTGCCGGGGGTCTGCCCGAGTTGCCACGCGGCGGAGATCGCCCGCCAGGGCACCGGCTCGCAGGGCGTCGAGGCGAGCCTGCGCCGCCTGGTGCCCGCCATGCGGATCGTGCGGATGGACGGGTCGAGCGCGTCCGGTCGCGGCGCGGTCGCCCGCCTGCTGGAGGAGTTCGCGCGTCCCGGGCCCGCGATCCTGCTCGGCACCCAGATGGTCGCGAAGGGCCACGACCTGCCCGACGTGACGGTCGCCGCCGCGGTCGACGCCGACGCGCCCCTCCAGTTCGCGGGGTTCCGCTCGGAGGAGCGGGCGTTCTCGCTGATCGTCCAGCTCGCCGGCCGCGCCGGCCGCCGCGGCGAGCCGGCGCGCGTGATCGTCCAGGCCTACGAGCCGCAGGCCCGGGCGGTGCAGCTCGGGGCGCGCCACGCGGTCGAGGAGTTCCTCGCCGGCGAGGTCGACCGCCGCCGCGCCCACCTGCTCCCGCCGTTCTCGCACCTCACCCGGGTCGTCGTGGACGGTGAGTCGCCCGAGGCCGTCGCCGCCGCGTCGGCCGCGCTGGCGTCCGCCGTCCGCGACGCCGCGCCCGCCGTCGCCGTGCTCGGCCCCGCGCCCCTGCACCGCCTGCGGGGGCGCACCCGGCGCGCGTTGCTGCTCCAGGCGCCGCGCGCCTCGGAGATGACCGGGCCGCTGCGGGACGTGCTGTCGGAGCACGACGCGGCGCTGCGGCGCGCGGGGGTCCGGGCGGTCGTGGACGTGGACCCCCAGGAGACGTGACGCCCGTGCCGGCCACGCCCCCGGACGGTCACGCGTCCCCTCCGACCGGCCGATGGAACGATATGGCCTCCGTCCCCACGGCCGCCGCGGACGCCGCCGCGGCCGGCACGCCCCCGCCCCTCGACGGGTGGGAGGCGCGGCTCGCCGCGGAGCGCGCCAGCCTGCGCCGCGTGGCCGCCGCCGTCGTCGCCCGCGCCGACGCCGGGGGCGCCCTCGACCTGGCGGCGTCCGAGGTCGCGACCCTGATGGGCGCCGAGCAGGGTTTCGTCTTCCGCCTCGTCGAGGGTGACCGCGTGATGGTCGCCGGCGCGTCGGGCGTCGAGGCGGCGCCGATCGGCGCCGTCCACGGGATGCTCCCCGCGGGGGTGATCCCCGAGGTCGTGCGCCGCCGCGCGCCCGTGCGCATCGAGGGGCGGCTGCGTCCCCTCGGGCGCGAGAACTCCGACCGGTACTGGATCGCGCCGGTCTACCGCGGGGGGGTCGGGGCGCCGGTGTTCGTGGGCGACGCGCTCTGGGGGGTGATGGTCGTGGCGACCACCCGCGACGAGCCGTTCCCCGCGGGGGCCGAGGACCGCCTCGACTACTTCGCCGAGATCGCGGGCATCGCGATCGGCACCGCCGAGGCGAACGAGCGCCTCGCGCGCCTCGCGATGAGCGACGCCCTGACGGGGCTCGCCAACAACCGCGCCTTCCAGGCCGCCCTCGACGCCGAGGTCGGGAGGGCCCGCCGCCACGGGCGGCCCCTCGCCCTCGCGGTCATCGACCTCGACCACTTCAAGTGGGTGAACGACACCCACGGCCACCTCGCGGGCGACACGGCGCTGATGGAGATCGCGAGCCGGCTGACGGCGGAGGGCCGCCGCGGCGACCTGATCGCCCGCGTCGGCGGGGAGGAGTTCGCCTGGGTGCTCCCCGAGACCGACCTGGCCGCCGGGCTGCGGGTCGCCGAGCGCGCCCGCCGCGCCGCGTCCTCCCGGCCGGTCCCCGTCGTGGGGCGCGTCACCCTGTCGATCGGCGTCGCCGAGCTCGCGCAGGCCGGTGACGCCGCCGAGCTGTACCGCCTCGCCGACGAGGCCCTCTACTGCGCGAAGCGCTCGGGCCGCGACCGCTGCGTCGCCTACGACGCCGGCATCTCCCTCCGGACGCCGGCGCCCTGGGCCCACCCCGTCGGGAGCGGCGCTGTGGCGCGGGCCCTCTCCCGGGCGATCGACGCCCGCGAGCCCGGCGCCCGCGCCCACTGCGAGCGCGTCGCCGCCCTGGTGGAGCGCATGGCCCGCGCGGACGGCTGGCCCGGCGACCGCGCCGTGATGCTCGCCGAGGCGGGTCTCGTGCACGAGATCGGGACCCTCGGCCTGCCCGCCGCGCTGCGCCACGCCGACGCCGCGCCCGCGCCCGACGACGCCGCCCTGCTGCGCCGCCACCTGCTGCTCGGCGCCGAGATCGTCACCGACGTGATGACGCCCGAGCAGGTCGGCTGGGTCCGCGCGCACGCGGAGCGCCACGACGGGTCGGGGCACCCCGACGGCGTCGCGGGCGAGGCGATCCCCGACGGCGCCCGCCTGATCGCGGTCGCCGACTTCTGGGACGCGCGGATCGCGTCCGGCTCCACCCCCGCCGTGGTGCGCGCCGAGCTCGCCGCACGCGCCGGGACGTGGTTCGACCCCGCCGCCGCGCGCCTGCTCGACGCGGCCGTCCGGGGGGAGCGCGTGTGAGCGGCCCGCCCGGGCTCACCTGGACCGCGGCGCGGGCGCCGGCGCCCCGCGACATCGAGCGGATCGCGGACGGGGAGCCGGTGTCCCTCGCCCCGGACGTCGTCGAGCGGGTCCGGGCCGGCCACGAGGCCGTCATCGACGCGCTGGCCGCCGGCGTCCGGGTCTACGGCGTCACGACCGGGCAGGGGTTCCTCGCCGACCGCGACCTCGACCCCGGCGACGTCGCGCGGCACCAGGGCAACCTGCTGATCGGCCGGGCCGTCGGGTCGGCGCCCTGGCTCGACCGCGCCGAGGCGCGCGCGCTGGTGGCGGTGCGGCTCGCCCGGTTCACGTCCGGCGCCGCGGGGGTCAGCCCGGCGCTCTGCGCGGCCCTCGTGGCGATGCTCGACACCGGCCTCACGCCCGCCGTCCCCCGCGAGGGCGTCGGCTGCTCGGGCGAGGTGATCCCCCTGTCGCACGCGTTCCAGGTGCTGCTCGGCGTCGGCCGCGTCCTCGCCGGCGACGGGGGGGTCGAGGACGCCGCGGCGGCCCTCGCCGCCCGGGGCCTCGCGCCGTACGCGCCCCGCCCGAAGGAGGGCATCGCCCTGCTCGCCGGCTCGCCCGGGGTCACCGCCCTCGCCGTGCTGCGCCGCCGCGACGCGGCGCGCCTCGCGGGCCTGATGACCGCCGGGGCCGCCGCCGCGGCGGACGCCGCGGGCGTCCCCCTCGACGCGCTGTCGCCCGCCGTCGGGCGCCTCGGCCCCGACCCCGTCCTGGCGGAGGCGACCGACCACCTCGGCCGGCTGCTGGCTGGCGCCCACGCGGACCGGCCGTCGTCGCAGGGGCCGGTGTCGTTCCGCGTCGCGCCGCAGGTGATCGCCCACCTGGTCCGCACCGTCGACCGGCTCGGGGACGACGCCACCCGGGCGCTCGCCGTGCCCGACGACTCGCCCGCCCTCATCGACGGGCGGTTCACGAGCACCGGCGCCTTCCACGAGATCGGCCTCGCCGCCGGCATGGACGCCCTCACGGCGGCGCTCGCGCGGGCGGCCGAGACCGCGGCCCAGCGGACGCACCGCCTGCTCGACGGACGCGTGACCGGCCTGCCCGACCAGCTCACCCCCCGCCCCGGACCCCGCTGCGGGCTGGTGGTGCTGCACAAGCGCGCCGTCGCCGTGGTCCACGAGATGCGCCGGCTCGCCGTGCCGGCCTCGATCGGGGTGGTGGACACCTCGCTCGGCCAGGAGGACGCCCAGACGTTCGGGTTCGCGTCGGCGGAGGCGCTGCGCCGCGCGCTCGGGCTGGCCGAGGAGGTCCTCGCGATCGAGCTGCTCACCGCCCGGCAGGCGTGGGCGCTGCGGGGCCGCCCGCCCGCGCCCGGGCTCGCCGGGCTCGCCGGTCCGCTGTGCGACGCCGTCGCCCCCGTCGACGAGGACCGCCCCCTCGGACCCGACGTCGACCGGGTCCGCGCGCTGCTGCGCCGGTCGCCCGTCCCGGAGTGCGCGACGGCCTGAGCTCCGGGGGACGGGTTCGCTACGCTCCTGTGCGGTCCGTCACTCGTCAAGGAGCGCTCGTCCATGCCGGTTCCCCGCCTATTCGAGGCGTCCAGCGACCCACGTGAGCAGTGGGTCCACGTCCTCGCCACGCTGCTGGGCCTCGGCGGGCCCGAGACGCGGACCGCGCTGGTCGAGGAGATCTCCGGGGAGTCCCTCCCCGAGGCCGACGCCCTCCTGGTGCGCGAGCAGCGCCCCCTCGGCGACGACCTGCTCGGCGACATCGTCGTGCGCGGCGCGGGCTGGACGTTCGCGGTGCAGGCGACCCTGGCCTTCGACGCCGACGAGGAGGCGCGCCTGCGCGCCACCCACGACGCGCTGGCCGAGTCCTACGACAAGGTGATCGTCGTCGCGGTCACCCCCGACCGCAAGCCGCCGGCGGCGGTCGAGCGGGCCGGCGCGGACGGCCGCACCATCCGCCACCGCTCCTGGCTCCGCGTGCGCGACTGGGTGCAGGAGCGCCCCGAGCGCGGCCGCGCCCAGGGCACCGACCTGCTGCTGCTGCGGGAGGCCGACTACTTCCTCACCCCGCGCGTCGCCGAGCTCTACCGGCTCGAGGGCCTCATGCCCCTCATCGCGCAGGACCTGCGGCCGAGCCTCGCCGGGATGTTCTTCGACCTGAACGACCTCGCCCCGGCCCCCCGCATCCGCAACGAGGCGGGCGCCGCGACCGTCGCCTTCCCGCAGACCGGCGACCCGCAGGCCGAGATCGCGGTCGGCAGGGACGGCCTCGCGCTCACGCTCGCGAGCGGCGACGGCGGGCCCGGCTACGCCGCCGGGGGCGACGGCCGCCCGCGGCTCGCCGTGAACGGCGCCGGCGACTACCTCGCCGCACGCGCGTGGACGCAGTCCACCGCGCGGTCGCTGCTCCCCGCGCGCCGGTGACGCTGGTCGCCCAGGAGCGGCGCGTCGGCCCCTGGGCGCTCGAGGAGCGGATCGGGGGAGGGGGGCAGGCCGCGGTCTACCGCGTGCGCCACGCCGTCCTCTCCCGGCCGGCCGCCCTCAAGCTGGTCCACCCCGCGATCTGGGCGGACCCCGGATTCCGGGTCCGCTTCGCGCGGGAGTGCGACGCCCTCGTCGCACTCGAGCACCCCGGCGTCGTCCCGATCCTCGACGCGGGGGAGCACGAGGGCCGGGGCTACCTCGTCATGGCGCTCGCGCGCGGCGGCAGCCTCGACGCGCGCCTCGCCGCCGGCCCGCTCGCCCCGCGCGAGGCGGCCACGATCGTCACGGCGATCGCGTCGGCCCTCGACGCGGCGCACGCCGCCGGGGTCCTGCACCGCGACGTGACCCCCGGCAACGTCCTGCTCGACCCCGCGGGGCCGTGGCTCGCCGACTTCGGCATCGCCCTGCGCGGGGACGCGACGGCGCTCACCGCCGAGGGCGCCCTCATCGGCACCGCCGGCTACCTCGCGCCCGAGGTGATCGCCGGCCACCGCGCCACGCCGGCGTCCGACCGCTACGCGCTCGCCGCGACCGCCTTCCGCGCCCTGACGGGCGAGCCGCCCTTCCGCGCCGACGGCATCGCGGGCGTCCTGCACGCCCACGCCCACCACGCGCCCCGCCGCGCCTCCGACGTGCGGCCCGGGCTCCCCGCCGCCCTCGACGCCGCCCTCGCGGACGGGCTGGCGAAGGACCCGGCCCACCGCCCCGCGACGGCCGCGACGCTCGCCGACGCCATCGACGCCGCCCTCGGCGGCACCGGGGCCCCCACCCGCGCGCTCGTGCGGCGCGCCCCGCCGCCCGCCGCCGCCGCCGCGCCGTGCTCGTGCCGGCCCTCGCCGTGGCGGGCCTGATCGCCGCGGGCGGGGGCGCGGCCGCCCTCACCGTCGGCCTCGGCGGCGGGGACCCCGCGACGCCCCCGCCGGCGCCCGCCGCCAACCCGCGCGTCACCCTCCCCGAGACGGTCCCCGGCCTCGACGGCCTCGGGGTGCGCGCGAGCGCCGCCGCGGCCGCCGACCTGCCCGGGGGCGTCGCCATCCCCGGCGCGGTCGCCGCCGACGTCGCGGGCGTCCGGGTCACCGCCTTCCCCGGCGGCTGGGACGCGCTCGCCGCGGTCCGCGCCCGGCTCGAGGACGACGACTACGTGGTCGAGCCGCTCGCCCCGGGCGGCACCGCGATCGGCGAGGTCGCCCGCCGGTACACCATCATCGACGTGCTCGGCCAGTCGGAGCGCTGGGCGATGCTGGTGCTCGCGGAGTCGACCGGCGAGCGCGCGGTGCTCGTGCGCGGCCGCTACGAGGACCCCGCGTCCTACGCGACGGCGCTCGCCTCCTCGCGCGGCGCCCAGGTGCGGCCCGTCTCCTGACCCCGGGTCCCGCGCCCCGTCGGGGTGGGGGCGCTTGCTAGAGTCGGGACGTGTCCTCCCGCGCCCTCGACGACCCCGTGATGGAGCAGCGGCGCCTCTCGGCGCTGTCGCAGATCCGCCAGATGGGCGACCCCGTGCTGCGGGCGCCGGCCCTGACGATCACCGAGTTCGACGAGGCGCTCGCCGACGAGGCGGAGCGGATGATCGCGATCATGCACGACGCCCGCGGCGTCGGGCTCGCCGCCCCCCAGGTCGGCTCCCTGCGCCGGCTCGCGGTGGTCATGACGGGGGAGGACGCGCCGCCGGCGGTCCTCTGCAACCCCGAGATCACGTGGCGCTCCGACGAGGAGGAGTACGACTACGAGGGGTGCCTCTCGATCGGCGAGATCAGCGTCGAGGTGCCCCGCGCGGTGGCGATCCGGGTGCGTGCGCAGGACGTGCGCGGCAACGTGATCGAGCTGGAGCCGGAGGGCTTCGCCGCACGCGTGATCCAGCACGAGCTCGACCACCTGGACGGCGTCCTGATCCTCGACCGCACGGCGCCCGATCAGCGCCGGGAGGCGCTCAAGGCACTGCGCGACGGGGGCTGACCGCCCGTGCGCATCGCCTTCGCGGGCAGCCCCGACGCGGCGGTGGGGCCGCTGCGCGCACTCGTCGCGTCGCCCCACGAGGTCGTCGTCGTCGTGTCGCAGCCGGACCGGCCGAGGGGCCGGCGCGGCACGCCCACCCCGACGCCCGTCGCCGCGGCGGCCCTGGAGCTGGGGCTCCCGGTGATCCGGCCGCGGACCATCAACGACCCCGAGGTGCGGGAGCAGATCGCCGCGACGGGCGCCGACGCGCTCGCGGTGGTGGCCTTCGGGCAGATCCTGCGTGACGCCGTGCTCGACGCGTGGCCCTGCGTGAACGTCCACTTCTCGCTGCTCCCGGCGTACCGCGGCGCGGCGCCGGTCGAACGTGCCCTGATGGATGGAGTCGAGGAGACCGGCGTGACGATCATGCGCATGGACGCGGGGCTGGACACCGGACCGATGCTGGCGGTGGAGCGGACCCCGATCGACCCGGCGGAGGACACCGGCGCCCTGGTCGCGCGGCTGTCGGAGATGGGCGGGCCGCTGCTGGCCCGGGTCCTCACCGACATGGAGGAGGGGCGCGCCGTCGAGACGCCGCAGCCCGACGAGGGCGTGTCGCTGGCCCCCAAGATCACCGCCGACGACCGCCCCCTCGACCTCGGACGGCCCGCCGCCGAGCTCGCCCGCCGCGTGCGGGCCCTGTCGCCGCACATCGGGGCGACCTGCCGCATCGGCGGGGAGCCCTTCAAGGTCTGGCGCGCCGCCGCCCACGACGCCCCCGCGCCGGCGGGCCTCACCGCGACCGACGGCCGCCTGGTCGCCGGGTGCGCGGAGGGGTCGCTCGAGATCCTCGAGCTGCAGCCCCCCGGGCGCGGGCGGATGGACGCCGGCAGCTTCCTCCGCGGCCACCGCGGCCCCCTCGACTGGACGACCTCATGAGCACCGCCACCGAGTCACCGGCCGGCGGCGGCGTCGCCCGCGAGCGCAGCGTCGCCCTGCGGGTCCTGCGCCGCGTGGACGACGGCGCCTACGCCGACCGCGCCCTCGCCGCCGAGGCCCGCCGGGCGGAGCTCGACCCGCGTTCCCGCGCCCACGCCATGCGCCTCGCCTACGGGGCGGTGCAGCGGCGCCGCACGCTCGACTGGCTCATCGACGGCGCCCTCGACCGCCCGACCCACCTCGAGCCGGCGGTGCGGGACATCCTCCGCCTCGGCGCGTACGAGCTCGCCTTCTCCGACGGCGTGCCGGACCACGCCGCGGTCGACCAGGCCGTCCGCCAGGCCCGCGGCCTGCGCGGCGCGAAGGCCCGGTCGTCGGCCCGCGCCGGCCTCGTGAACGCCGTGATGCGCCGCCTCGCCGGCGACGCCGCCGGCCGCCTGGCGGAGCTCGACGCGGGAGGGGCCGAGACGGCCGGCCTGCGCCACTCGATGCCCGACTGGATCGCGGCGCGGCTCGTGGACTCGCTCGGCGAGGAGGACGCGGACGGCGTCATGCGCGCCGCCGCCGAGCCCGCCGAGTCGGCGCTGCGGTGGAACCCGCTGCGCGGCCCGCGGGCGACCCTCGAGGCCGCCCTGCCGGACGGCTGGCGGCGCGACCCGCTCGTGCCCGAGGCCTACGTCCTGCCCGGCGCGTTCGCGCTGGAGGACTCCGAGGTGTGGGCCCGCGGCCGGGCGATGGGGCAGAGCCGCGCCTCGCAGCTCGTCGCCCACGTCGTCGCGCCCGTCGCCGGCGAGCGGGTGCTGGACCTCTGCGCCGCCCCGGGCGCCAAGACGACCCACATGGCGGCGCTCGCGTACGGCGGCGCCCGCATCACGGCCGTGGAGCTGCGCCCCCAGCGGGCCCAGGCGCTCCGCGCCGTCGCCCACCGCATGGGCGCCCGGGTGGACGTCGTCGAGGGCGACGCCCTCGAGGTCGCGCTCGACGGGGGGTACGACGCCGTGCTCGTGGACCCGCCCTGCACCGGCCTCGGGGTGCTGTCGGCGCGGCCGGACGCGCGCTGGCGGCGTCGGGAGGAGGCCCTCGAGCCCCTCACCCGCCTGCAGTCGGCGCTGCTCGGCCGTGCGCTCGAGCTCGTCCGCCCCGGCGGCCGCGTCGTCTACTCGACGTGCACGTTGATCGCCGCCGAGAACGAGGACGTCGTGCGGGCGTCCGGCGCCACGATCGAGGACCTGGGCGACGCCTTCCCGGGCCTCGCGCACCCGCGCGTGCCGGGGGCGCTCCTGACGTTGCCGCACCGCCACGGCACCGACGGCTTCTTCGTGGCCCGGTTGCGCCCGTGAGCCTGCCGCTCCCCCGCGACCCGGTGGTGCTGCCGTCGGTCATGTCGGCCGACATGCTGGCGCTCGGCGACCAGGTCGCCGCGCTCGCCGGCGCCGGGGCGCGCGCCTTCCACGTGGACGTCATGGACGGCGCCTTCGTCCCCAACCTCACCGTCGGACCCGACTGGACGCGCGCCCTCGCCGGCGTGGCGCACGCCGCCGGGGCCCTCGTCGACGTGCACCTGATGGTCGCGCGACCCGGCGAGATGATCCCGCTGTTCGCCCCGTACGCCGACGCCATCACCGTCCACGTGGAGGCCGACCCGCACCCGCACCGGCTGCTCGGGGTCATCCGCGAGGCCGGCTGCCACGCGGGGCTCGCGCTCAACCCCGGCACCCCGGTCGAGCACGTCGCCGAGCTCGCCGACGAGCTCGACTACGTCAACGTGCTGGCGGTCGACCCGGGTTTCGCCGGCCAGTCGTTCATCACGTCGGCGCCGCGGCGGATCGCCCGCCTCCGGGAGCTGCTGCCCGACCGCGTGGTCATCGAGGTCGACGGCGGCATCGGCACGGCGACGCTGCCCGGCGCACGGGCCGCCGGGGCGACGATGCTCGTCTCGGCGTCGTCGATCTTCGGGGCGGACGACCCCCTCGCCGCCTTCCGCGCCCTGACGGGGCTGGCGGCCGGGTGACCACCCGCGCCACCGCGCCGGTCACGCCGTCCGAGGCCGCCGCCCTCGACCGTGCGCGCGCGCTGGCGCTCAACGGCCGCGGACGGGTCAGCCCGAACCCCCTCGTCGGGGCCGTGGTGCTGCGCGACGGGGTCACGGTGGCGGAGGGCTGGCACGAGGGACCCGGCCTGCCCCACGCCGAGGCCATGGCCCTCGCCGCCGCCGGCGACGCCGCGCGCGGCGCGACGGTGATCTGCACGCTGGAGCCCTGCTCGCACCACGGGCGCACGCCCCCCTGCGCGCACGCGCTGGTGGACGCCGGCGTGGCGCGGGTGGTCGTCGGCCTCGCCGACCCGCTGGAGCGGGAGCGGGCCGGCGGCGTCGCGGTGCTGCGGGAGGCCGGCGTCGAGGTGGTCCTCGCGGAGGGCGCGGCCCGCCACGCCTGCGCCGAGCTGGTCTCGCCGTTCCTGACGGCGGCCCTGACCGGGCGGCCCGAGGTCACGCTCAAGCTCGCGACGAGCCTCGACGGCCGCATCGCGACGGCGACGGGGGAGAGCCGCTGGATCTCCGGCCCCGCGTCGCGTGCCCTCGTGCACCGGTGGCGGGCCGACGCCGACGCCGTCGCGGTCGGCCTCGGCACCGCCCTCGCCGACGACCCGCGCCTGACGGCCCGCGACGTGGACGGCCCCGTGCGCCCGCCCGCCCGGGTGGTCTTCGACACGACGGCCCGGCTCCCGCTCGACGCGGCCCTCGTGCGGGACGCGGCCGACGGGCCCCCCGTGATCGTGCTGGCCGGGGAGGCCGCCCCCGCCGACCGCGTCGCGGCCCTGCGGGAGCGCGGCGTCGAGGTCGAGGTGCTGCCCGGCGACGCCCCCGCGCGCCTCGACGCCGGCCTCCGGGCGCTCGGCGCGCGCGGCGTCCAGTCCCTGTTCGTCGAGGGCGGCGCCGTGCTGGCCGGGGCCCTCGTCGCGGCCGGGGCCGTCGACCGGGTCGCCTGGTTCCTCGCGCCGATGCTGATCGGCGGCGACGGCGCCCCGAGCGCCCTCGCCGGCGAGGGGGTGCGGGAGCTGTCCGCCGCGCCCCGCCTGATCGACACCCGCACCGAGGACGTCGGCGGGGACGTGCTGGTGACCGGGCGCCTGCGCCCCCTGCCGGGAGGCGGCTGATGTTCACGGGTCTCGTGGAGGAGGGCGGCGTCGTCACGCGCGTCGAGCCCCGCGACGAGGGGGCGCGCCTCGTGATCGGCGCCTCCGTCGTGCTGGAGGGCCTCGCGGTCGGCGACTCCGTCGCCGTCAACGGCGCGTGCCTGACCGCCGTGGACGTCACCGGGGACGGGTTCGCCGTGGACGCCGTCGCCGAGACGCTGCGCCGCACGTCCCTCGGGGGCGCCGCCCCCGGTGACCGTGTCAACCTGGAGCGGCCCATGCGGCTCGGTGACCGTCTCGACGGCCACCTGGTCCAGGGGCACGTGGACGGCCTCGGCACCGTGCGGGCCGCCCGCCCCGAGGGGGGCAGCACGATCCTGGAGATCGCGGCGCCCG
Proteins encoded in this region:
- the ribD gene encoding bifunctional diaminohydroxyphosphoribosylaminopyrimidine deaminase/5-amino-6-(5-phosphoribosylamino)uracil reductase RibD, with translation MTTRATAPVTPSEAAALDRARALALNGRGRVSPNPLVGAVVLRDGVTVAEGWHEGPGLPHAEAMALAAAGDAARGATVICTLEPCSHHGRTPPCAHALVDAGVARVVVGLADPLERERAGGVAVLREAGVEVVLAEGAARHACAELVSPFLTAALTGRPEVTLKLATSLDGRIATATGESRWISGPASRALVHRWRADADAVAVGLGTALADDPRLTARDVDGPVRPPARVVFDTTARLPLDAALVRDAADGPPVIVLAGEAAPADRVAALRERGVEVEVLPGDAPARLDAGLRALGARGVQSLFVEGGAVLAGALVAAGAVDRVAWFLAPMLIGGDGAPSALAGEGVRELSAAPRLIDTRTEDVGGDVLVTGRLRPLPGGG
- a CDS encoding riboflavin synthase — encoded protein: MFTGLVEEGGVVTRVEPRDEGARLVIGASVVLEGLAVGDSVAVNGACLTAVDVTGDGFAVDAVAETLRRTSLGGAAPGDRVNLERPMRLGDRLDGHLVQGHVDGLGTVRAARPEGGSTILEIAAPAPLLRYVVEKGSITVDGVSLTVAERLPDAFTVALIPHTMAVTTLGPRAVGRPVNLEVDVVAKYVEALAAPYAPPGGDAR